In Candidatus Zixiibacteriota bacterium, the genomic window TTTATCCTCTGCAATTTCTGGGCGAGGGTGTGTTTGTACTCCTCCTTGGGCGCTCCTTCGCGCGCCGCTTTCCGCTGCCGCCGCACATGGGACAGGTAGTCATACAAAACATAACTTCCGATGAGAAATAGAAAGATAACATAGATTTTCCGGATGACTGATTCCGCCAGTCCGATTCGTTCCAGGTACATTACCAGACTGGCGCCCAGCTCCATGCCGACGGTGGTTCCGATAATCATAGAGACCGCCAGGCGGACATCAACATTGCCAAACTTGCCGTGACGAATGGTGGAGACTATTGATTTTCCCCCCATATGGGCCAGGTCGGTGCCGATGGCATACGGCATGGGGAAGCCGAAAATGTTGAGCGCCGGCGTTACTATCCAGGCGCCGCCGATGCCAAAGAAACCGCCGCAGACGCCGACGGTCGTGCCGATGAGGAGCAGAAGTAAAACATTGAATTCCATCCCGGCCACCGGCAGATATACATTGAAAATATCCATAGTAATTTTTTCCTTGGAGTTCTTGTTCAGAGGTTATTCATGATGGTCCAGTTTGCCGAGATTGATACCCAGAAGAACCAGCGAGCGGTCCATCAGGTAGCCGAGAGCCAGCCCCATAAATGCCATAATCGCCACCACCACCAGTCCATACACCCAGAGACTGTCGTTGTAGATATCGGCAATCCACTTGGAAAGTCCGGGCTCCATATTACGGGTGTCGGCGACATTGTACAGCTTGGTTGCCGGTTTACCGCCGCCAGCGGCGTATGCCACAAGGGGCAAAAGCAGCAGACAACAAACGACAAAAAGCAGCAAAGTGATTTTTAAAACAGGATGTGGTCGGACAGACCTGTCCGCCGTGATGCGATAGTCCAAGAGTCACCTCCCGCGCCCGACGAGGGCGCGACATGATGGATTTACCTTACACTGACAATAAAAATAATCGTAATAGACCAAACTGTCAATAATTCAATAACAGAATTGAATATATTTTTCACCACGCCGCAACAAGTTACAGAGTGAAAACGATTGTGAAATTGTGATATATTTCACATAATGCCAAGGGGTTAAGCGAAACAGAGGGGGGTGAATGCGATTATAGCTGACACTAATTGTCGTCTATTGCTTCAGAAAATTCCGGCACTCTCAGGAGATTACTTTGAAATATTGCGGGCGCGATTCCTTGCTGACATTGCCGGCAGGAATTGCCAGAATCTCAACGACCAGGGGGGACGGTCCGCTGATGGAAATAATATCGCCGTTCTTGACTGGATGCGCCGGCTTGGTGCGGTTGTTGTTTAACTTCACCAGACCGCCCTCGGTCATCTCTTTGGCTAAAGTTCGTCGCTTTATCAAGCCGACTGTGGAGAGGAAATCGTCCAGGCGCATAAGAGAGAAATTAATTCAGAGGGCGAATCTCAACGAAAATCTGCTCTTTAACTTTTTCAATCCACCGGTCAACAAATTCCCCGGCCTTTGCCTGACGAGCCATCTCTTTGAGACGGTCATAATCTGTATCTGGGGAGAACTGACGGGCTTCCTGATATTCCAGAAGTTTCAGGATATGCAGCCCATATTCAGAGCGGACAGGACCGTAGATATCGCCGATATTCTTGATACTGTCCACGGCGCTGATGAAGGCCGGCGGCAAATCGGACTTGGCAAACCAACCGAGCTCTCCCCCCTGCTTGCGGGTCTCATCATCGGCGGAAAATATCTTCGCCAACTCTCGAAAATCGGAGCCGGCGAGAATTGCCTGCTTGAGAGAATCGGCCAGGCGGAAAGTCAGGGCGGAATCGGAGGGAGTGGGAATGACCTCAAAGAGAATATGCCGCAGATGCGCTTTATCGCCCGCTTTCTCTTCACATTTGATTATATGAAAACCGAATTCGGTGCGGACGACTCCCGAGATTTCACCGGGCTGGAGATTGAAAGCCGGGCGGGCAAACTCCGGAACGACGTCATCACGGGTGATGAAACCGAGGTCGCCACCAGCCAACGCTACCGCCTGCGGCGAATATTGCGCCGATATTGTCGCAAAATCGGCTCCCGCGGCAACATTCTTTCTGACTGACTCCGCCAGCAGACGCACGGAATCCTCGGTGGCGCCGGATGGCTGAAAGGTCAGTAAGATATGCGCCAGACGGACCGCTTCCGGCTGGTCGGGAATGGAGTCGCGATATTTATCATAGAAATCCATCACCTCCTGCCGCGAAATGGCTACGGCGGAGAGTTTCTTGGATATCAGTTTTTGTTTTAGGAGATGATTCTCTATCTCCGGACGAAGCCGTTTCTTGAACAGCCTCAGATTAAGCCCTTCCTTGGCGAGTTCGCCGAGGAAGGCATCTTCAGACGGGAACTGTGAAGCGATATTGCGGACGTGGTCGTCCAGAGTCTGGTCGATTTCCTCAGAGGAGACTTTTATGGAAGTGTCTTTGCGGGCTTCAATCTGAATCAATTTCTCCATAATCATCTGCTCCAGGATTTCCTTTTGCAGACGTTCCGCTTCCTCCTGATTGGCCGGTCGAATCTTGCGCTGAATGGCGACCATCTGAATCTGCGCCGCCAGTTCGGACGTCAGAATCGGTTCGGAACCGACGATAGCCGCTATCCGCTCTACCGGCTCCGCCGCGAGCAGCGCGGTCGGTAAGAAGCAGACGCAAACGACCGCGACTATAAAACTGCCGAGAAAGTTGCACCGTTTATTCAAATCTCAACCCAAAGTGGAATCAGCCGCGGCGTACTTGGCTTTATTGATACTGGCGCGGAGATTCTCTTCATAAATTTTCACGTCTATGTTCTCTTTCTGCTTTTCCACCCATTCGGCAAGGGCTTTGTTGCGACGTTCCCGGTCCAGTCTATCCTTAATATTCTGCTTGACGATATTAAAGTCCCGGATTTCCTCCGCCTGTTTGTCGGCGACATAGATGACCGCATATCTCTGAATGGTCGGAATCGGACCGGCGATTTCTCCCACCGGTGTCTGGTCAACATATTTGAAGAGGTCAGGATAATAGCGGTGGTCGGTAACGCCGAGGTCGCCGCCGGAGCCGCGTTTACCGGGTCGCTCGGTGTACTCATCGGCGAGTTTCTTGAACTGGGCCAGAGAGCGAATCTGGCTTTTCAGTTTCAGCGCCAGTTCTTCCGATGAAACCAGAATCTCATACAGATGCGCTTTTGGCGGCACGGTGTAGTCGGCAATATGGTCTTCATAGTACTGGCGCACTTCCCCGTCATCCGGAGGCGGGGGATAGATTAGAGAATCGTTTTCCATGATATCAGCCATCGCCAGCTCCCGGAATCGGGTTATCTTTCTCTTGAATTCCGGGTCGTTTTCAAGACCGACTTTTCGGGCTTCGACGCCGAGAATTTCCATCAGATTCATCTGGAAGATAAACTCCGCCATCGCCGCGGTGTCGTCAAAATCAGGTTTGGGGGCGCCGCGAAGTTTCTTTACTTTGGTGAGATAATCGCCCAGTGAAATCTGGCCTCCTTCCCAGGTCGCCAGAATCAACTCTTTCTCATCGCGGTCGAGTTGCGCCAGGTCGAAATCATTCTTGGGAATCTGCTCCAGAAGCTGCGGCGGATATAACGCCGAGCGGCGATGAAGAACATAGTCGCAGGTAGAGGTTTCAACTTTGACCGGATATTTCGCCTTAATGCCGTTGGTATAATTCTCGAGGACTTCGAATCGTTTCAGATTGTCCAGGGTGGCGCTA contains:
- a CDS encoding S4 domain-containing protein: MRLDDFLSTVGLIKRRTLAKEMTEGGLVKLNNNRTKPAHPVKNGDIISISGPSPLVVEILAIPAGNVSKESRPQYFKVIS
- a CDS encoding peptidylprolyl isomerase is translated as MNKRCNFLGSFIVAVVCVCFLPTALLAAEPVERIAAIVGSEPILTSELAAQIQMVAIQRKIRPANQEEAERLQKEILEQMIMEKLIQIEARKDTSIKVSSEEIDQTLDDHVRNIASQFPSEDAFLGELAKEGLNLRLFKKRLRPEIENHLLKQKLISKKLSAVAISRQEVMDFYDKYRDSIPDQPEAVRLAHILLTFQPSGATEDSVRLLAESVRKNVAAGADFATISAQYSPQAVALAGGDLGFITRDDVVPEFARPAFNLQPGEISGVVRTEFGFHIIKCEEKAGDKAHLRHILFEVIPTPSDSALTFRLADSLKQAILAGSDFRELAKIFSADDETRKQGGELGWFAKSDLPPAFISAVDSIKNIGDIYGPVRSEYGLHILKLLEYQEARQFSPDTDYDRLKEMARQAKAGEFVDRWIEKVKEQIFVEIRPLN
- a CDS encoding peptidylprolyl isomerase is translated as MKLRYLLLTATLTFVLILSFLTGCGKKDELVLARVGGDEITARDMDEIYGQNRMNFASYEDEYESRRAVLDSLIMQRLLIKEAYKRNIDASEEVNRIVLASYDRFLLDILYQREINDKIKITDEDLKDFYNQLEYKIQASHILVSTEDSAKMLLDSIKNGASFEDLAVRYSKDQTARTNRGDLGYFSRGKLDHIFEENAFKLNPGEISTPFKTRFGWHIVKVVDRAINEERQSFDKMKDQISATLDNLKRFEVLENYTNGIKAKYPVKVETSTCDYVLHRRSALYPPQLLEQIPKNDFDLAQLDRDEKELILATWEGGQISLGDYLTKVKKLRGAPKPDFDDTAAMAEFIFQMNLMEILGVEARKVGLENDPEFKRKITRFRELAMADIMENDSLIYPPPPDDGEVRQYYEDHIADYTVPPKAHLYEILVSSEELALKLKSQIRSLAQFKKLADEYTERPGKRGSGGDLGVTDHRYYPDLFKYVDQTPVGEIAGPIPTIQRYAVIYVADKQAEEIRDFNIVKQNIKDRLDRERRNKALAEWVEKQKENIDVKIYEENLRASINKAKYAAADSTLG